The nucleotide sequence GGGCGCCCGGTCGGCCGCCTGCACCGGCTCGTCCGGGCCGATCGCCGCCGCTGCGTCGATCACCCGCCTGCTCGCCGCGACGAGCTCCTGGGCCAGGCGCGGGCGGGGCAGCGGGCTGTCGTAGAACCCCGCCCCGGAGATCACGCTGACGATCACCCAGCTCCGGATCTCGGTGACCGCACCGCCGAGGCTGCGCCGCATGCCGGTGAGCAGAAGCTCCTCCAGCTGCGTCGCGATCCACTGTGTCCGTCTCCGGACCAGCTGGAAGTCCTCGGCGTCGAGATGGCGTGCCTCGCGCTGCCACAGCAGCGACAGCCGGCGGCTGTCCAGCGCGGCCTCGGTGAGCGCGATGAGTGTCGCGTCGAGGTCCCGCTGCCCGGAGGGCTGCCCGGCCAGCTCCGTGATCGTGTCGACGACGTGCTGCTGGTCCTCGAGCACGACGTGCGAGAGCAGGGCCTGCTTGTTGGCGTAGTGGCGGTAGAGAGCGCGGGCGGTGATGCCGCTCGCCTCGGCGATGTCATCCATCCGGACGCCGTGGAAGCCCCGCACGCTGAACAGCTCACCGGCATTGCGGGCGATCTCGGCCCGCCGGTTGCGGGGCCGGGGCCGCGGCGGCGCACTCGCTGCGTCCATGCCGTGGTCTCCTCTCGCCGCCGCCATCGTAGGGCGAGGGAGACCACGGCCGGATCCGGGTGCCGAGCTCAGGCGGTGGGTACGCCGGTGTACCCGACCGACGCGACGGCGACGGCTCCGTCCGACCGGCCCTGCACGAACTCCTCCAGCGTCGTGGTGTTGCAGCTCAGGTAGAGCGTCGATCGGTCGTCGCCGCCGAACGCGCAGGCGACGGCCTGCGTCCCGGTCACGGGCACCTTGTCGGTGAGTTCGCCACCGGCGACGACGCGGTAGAAGCCGGCGTCGTCGCCCATGGTGAGCGCGTTGCCGAACCACACGCCGCCGTCGGTGTCGAGGGCGATGCCGTCGGGCATGAAGGTCTCCGGGAGCTGCGCCCAGACACGCTGGTTCGACAGGGATCCGTCGGATGCGCGGTCGTAGGCGGTGAT is from Pseudonocardia autotrophica and encodes:
- a CDS encoding TetR/AcrR family transcriptional regulator, whose protein sequence is MDAASAPPRPRPRNRRAEIARNAGELFSVRGFHGVRMDDIAEASGITARALYRHYANKQALLSHVVLEDQQHVVDTITELAGQPSGQRDLDATLIALTEAALDSRRLSLLWQREARHLDAEDFQLVRRRTQWIATQLEELLLTGMRRSLGGAVTEIRSWVIVSVISGAGFYDSPLPRPRLAQELVAASRRVIDAAAAIGPDEPVQAADRAPLARREQLVSAAAQEFRAKGFAGVGIDDIGGRVGVVGPALYRYFDTKADILIAAVNRLHEWLALETARALRTPGPDDAVLGLLVEGYVRVALEATDLLAVWRTERLHLPDAARERIDRIQADHLAEWQHWLGVARPDLPDADAATLVTTARTIIDDCARIPHFRRYPAVAAELSGAALAALGLGPAAPAGAES